The genomic window TCAATATCAGCCACACCCCAGGCACTTTTACTTATATTGAATTCCCAGAGCCTTTTACCTGAAAGAGAAAGAGCGATTACCTTTCCGGAAACCTCGCCTATAATTATATTATCGCCCTGAAAAGCCAGTGCCATGACCTCAGAGTTTATATTCTTCTTCCACATAAGTTCGGGTTTTTCTCCAAGGGAGTATAGGTAAAGAGTGGTGGTGGGGTATACAAAACTTGAACCAAGAAGAAGGTTCTTCTTTTGGAGGAGAGCAACTGCTTCACCATTTCCTGCAGTTTTCAACCTGTGGAGAAGCTTTCCATCGATATTCAGGATATAAAAGTTGTTATCAAGAGAAGCCAGAGCCACTATATTATTCCCTATATCAATATCAGAGACCGGCTCTATGGTTGAAAAGTTCCAGAGTAGAGACACTTTAAGCCTTTTCAAATGTGCTTTTGCTTTTTTAACTGATGTAACATGAGATACAGCAGATTCGGATTTATTCTTTTCAATCTGATTGGGAACCTGTACAATATCTATTTTTTTCTTTCTAATCTTATTTACATGAATGGCAGTACAGCCTGATACAAGAATTAAGAAGATAATAATGATATATTTAACTCTATAATCTTTCATCTTCTGGTATATTTAATATTAACAACTATTACCTATACTCTTCCAAGAATAGCATCTATGTTCTTTACAAGACTCTTTTCATGAATTACCCCTGTGAAACCCTG from archaeon BMS3Bbin15 includes these protein-coding regions:
- the bamB_2 gene encoding outer membrane protein assembly factor BamB, producing MKDYRVKYIIIIFLILVSGCTAIHVNKIRKKKIDIVQVPNQIEKNKSESAVSHVTSVKKAKAHLKRLKVSLLWNFSTIEPVSDIDIGNNIVALASLDNNFYILNIDGKLLHRLKTAGNGEAVALLQKKNLLLGSSFVYPTTTLYLYSLGEKPELMWKKNINSEVMALAFQGDNIIIGEVSGKVIALSLSGKRLWEFNISKSAWGVADIEAGSKAIAVAGDDSNLYLLSDKGKLLWKRFQGRKGYLYGCALEENLSLVGAASQNSKAVLYSEEGKFLWRFRTNFSNSDIAISRDGLVGVASWDGHVYILSREGKLLLTIPVKEPTAVDFNGNYLGITSRNGNAYLYRIESSE